Proteins from one Blattabacterium cuenoti genomic window:
- the rpsJ gene encoding 30S ribosomal protein S10, whose translation MSHDIKIKLKSYDYNLLDKSAERIVNSVLPTGVVLNGPVPLPTEKKIFTVLRSPHVNKKSREQFFLPTHKRLLQIHNASSKTVDALMKLELPSGVEAEIKV comes from the coding sequence ATGAGTCATGATATAAAAATAAAATTAAAGTCTTATGATTATAATTTATTGGATAAATCAGCTGAAAGAATTGTAAATTCTGTTTTACCAACTGGAGTTGTATTGAATGGACCTGTTCCTCTTCCTACTGAAAAAAAAATATTCACGGTGTTACGTTCTCCACATGTAAATAAGAAATCAAGAGAGCAATTCTTTCTTCCTACTCATAAAAGGCTTTTGCAAATTCATAATGCATCATCTAAAACAGTGGATGCATTAATGAAATTAGAGTTGCCAAGTGGAGTTGAAGCGGAAATAAAAGTATAA
- the map gene encoding type I methionyl aminopeptidase: MIQLKTIEEIILIKKSAFLASKTLGMLAKEVKPGINTLYLDKLAEIFIRDHGGKPAFLGLYGFPNTLCVSPNYQVVHGIPNKSCLHNGDILSIDCGVYMNGFYGEHAYTFEVGKVSKEIKKFLNCSKKSLYIGISKCKTGNSVGDIGYSIQSYVEKNGYNVVRDLVGHGIGKQMHEEPHVPNFGKKRKGVRLRDGFVISVEPMINIGKSEILFHEDGWTITTLDGKVSSHYEHNVAIVNGSPCLLSTFRYIYKELNIKSFEEDIFQNKKIDF; encoded by the coding sequence TTGATCCAGTTAAAAACTATCGAAGAAATAATTTTAATAAAAAAAAGTGCTTTTTTAGCTTCTAAAACATTAGGAATGTTAGCTAAAGAGGTTAAACCTGGAATAAATACTCTTTATTTAGACAAACTTGCAGAAATTTTTATTCGTGATCATGGTGGAAAACCAGCTTTTTTAGGTTTATATGGATTTCCAAATACTTTATGCGTATCTCCAAATTATCAAGTAGTACATGGTATTCCTAATAAGTCTTGTTTACATAATGGAGATATTTTGTCTATAGATTGTGGAGTTTATATGAATGGATTTTACGGAGAACATGCTTATACTTTTGAGGTTGGAAAAGTTTCTAAAGAAATAAAAAAATTTTTAAATTGTTCTAAAAAATCTTTATATATTGGAATTTCTAAATGTAAAACTGGAAATAGCGTTGGAGATATAGGTTATTCTATTCAGTCTTATGTTGAAAAAAATGGATATAATGTTGTAAGAGATCTTGTAGGACATGGAATAGGAAAACAAATGCATGAAGAACCTCATGTTCCTAATTTTGGGAAAAAAAGGAAAGGAGTTAGATTGAGAGATGGATTTGTTATTTCCGTAGAACCTATGATAAATATAGGAAAATCTGAAATTTTATTTCATGAGGATGGATGGACTATAACAACTTTAGATGGTAAGGTGTCATCACATTATGAACATAATGTAGCTATTGTAAATGGATCACCTTGCTTGCTTTCTACCTTTCGTTATATTTATAAAGAACTTAATATTAAATCATTTGAAGAGGATATCTTTCAAAATAAAAAAATTGATTTTTAG
- the rpsL gene encoding 30S ribosomal protein S12 yields the protein MPTIQQLIRKGRSSVPKKRKSIALEFCPQRRGVCTRVYTTTPKKPNSAMRKVARVRFTNGREVISYITGEGHNLQEHSIVLVKGGRVKDLPGVKYKIVRGARDTAGVNGRKKSRSKYGAKIVKKS from the coding sequence ATGCCAACTATACAACAATTAATTAGAAAAGGTCGATCTTCTGTTCCTAAAAAGAGGAAATCTATTGCTTTGGAATTTTGTCCTCAAAGGAGAGGAGTTTGTACTAGAGTTTATACTACAACTCCAAAAAAACCAAATTCAGCTATGCGAAAAGTAGCTCGTGTTCGTTTTACAAATGGAAGAGAGGTTATTAGTTATATAACAGGAGAAGGACATAATCTTCAAGAACATTCTATCGTATTAGTTAAAGGAGGTAGAGTTAAAGATTTGCCGGGTGTAAAATATAAAATAGTGAGAGGAGCTCGTGATACGGCTGGAGTAAATGGAAGAAAAAAAAGTAGAAGTAAATATGGGGCAAAAATAGTTAAAAAAAGTTGA
- the rpsG gene encoding 30S ribosomal protein S7, whose amino-acid sequence MRKVRKKEKVYLPDPKFNDPFVTRFVNHLMKNGKKNIAYKIFYNAMNKIDAIKEKEEKSALDIWKEGLKNAMPHVEVRSRRMGGSNIQVPVPISPNSKITKSMKLLISSSSIRNEKTMANKLAYEIWDAFREQGEAVKRKENIHKMAESNKAFSHFRF is encoded by the coding sequence ATGAGAAAAGTGAGAAAAAAAGAAAAGGTTTATTTACCAGATCCAAAATTCAATGATCCCTTTGTTACACGTTTTGTTAATCATTTAATGAAAAATGGAAAAAAGAATATAGCGTATAAAATATTTTATAACGCTATGAATAAAATAGATGCAATAAAAGAAAAAGAGGAAAAATCTGCGTTAGATATATGGAAAGAAGGATTGAAAAACGCAATGCCTCATGTAGAAGTAAGAAGTCGTCGTATGGGTGGATCTAATATTCAGGTTCCTGTTCCTATTTCACCTAATAGTAAAATAACAAAGTCCATGAAATTGTTGATATCCTCTTCATCTATTAGAAATGAAAAAACTATGGCAAATAAATTAGCATATGAAATATGGGACGCTTTTCGTGAACAAGGGGAAGCTGTTAAAAGAAAAGAAAATATTCACAAAATGGCTGAATCTAATAAAGCATTTTCACATTTTAGATTTTAG
- the gpmI gene encoding 2,3-bisphosphoglycerate-independent phosphoglycerate mutase — MKKLMLIILDGWGISSSINCSAIEQAYTPFIDYCCDNYPFSKLEASGAYVGLPKNQMGNSEVGHMNLGSGRKVVQTLEKINRSIENGLFRKKINPIFDKIRKKRIHFIGLLSDGGVHSHMNHLFYLLKIAHEKKINDVFIHVFTDGRDSSPRMSIFYIKELLKKTKKYVGKLSTVTGRYYSMDRDQRLERTNKAYNAMVHSKGFYTKNVFSSIEEFYKNGITDEFLSPLIIIDDKGVPVAKIENGDVVFCFNFRSDRSRQITEFLNDNDSFLDYSDLRKINLSHYITMTCFNPKYKNVSVLFERDYLINTLGEILEKEGRKQIRIAETEKYPHVTFFFSGGRETPFDKETRIICSSPKVSTYDLKPEMSAKNIVKKIIPELNKKISDFICLNFANPDMVGHTGKMDKTIKACEFVDFYTKSCVEEAIKNSYIVIIVGDHGNADCMINPDGSPNTTHTTSLVPFIILDQKINKQNFLLKKKGSLSDVAPTILQLMGIPIPNIMTGSSMIIDHNKI, encoded by the coding sequence ATGAAAAAATTAATGTTAATAATTTTAGATGGTTGGGGGATATCTTCTTCTATTAATTGTTCTGCTATAGAACAAGCCTATACTCCATTTATTGATTATTGTTGTGATAACTATCCTTTTAGCAAATTGGAAGCTTCAGGGGCTTATGTTGGTTTACCTAAAAATCAAATGGGAAATTCTGAAGTTGGACACATGAATTTAGGATCTGGACGGAAAGTTGTTCAAACTTTAGAAAAAATAAATAGATCTATTGAAAATGGATTATTTAGGAAAAAAATTAATCCTATTTTTGATAAAATACGTAAAAAAAGAATTCATTTTATTGGTTTGTTGTCAGATGGAGGTGTTCATTCACACATGAATCATCTTTTCTATTTGCTTAAAATAGCACATGAAAAAAAAATAAACGACGTTTTTATACATGTTTTTACAGATGGTAGAGATTCGTCTCCAAGAATGAGCATTTTCTACATTAAAGAGCTTTTAAAAAAAACCAAAAAATATGTTGGAAAGTTATCTACTGTTACAGGAAGATATTACTCAATGGATAGAGATCAAAGATTAGAAAGAACTAATAAAGCGTATAATGCAATGGTTCATTCAAAAGGTTTTTATACTAAAAATGTTTTTTCTTCTATTGAAGAATTTTATAAAAATGGAATTACAGATGAATTTTTATCTCCTTTAATAATTATTGATGATAAAGGTGTTCCTGTTGCAAAAATAGAGAATGGAGATGTTGTTTTTTGTTTTAATTTTAGATCAGATCGATCTAGACAAATAACAGAATTCTTGAATGATAATGATTCTTTTTTAGATTATTCAGATTTAAGAAAAATAAATTTATCTCATTATATAACTATGACTTGTTTTAATCCTAAATATAAAAATGTTAGTGTTCTTTTTGAAAGGGATTATTTAATAAATACATTGGGTGAAATTTTGGAAAAAGAAGGGAGAAAACAAATTCGTATAGCTGAAACAGAAAAATACCCACATGTTACTTTTTTTTTCTCCGGAGGAAGAGAAACTCCTTTTGATAAAGAAACTAGAATTATTTGTTCTTCTCCGAAAGTGTCTACTTATGATTTGAAACCAGAAATGAGTGCGAAAAATATTGTAAAAAAAATTATTCCTGAATTAAATAAAAAAATTTCAGATTTCATTTGTTTAAATTTTGCAAATCCAGATATGGTCGGTCATACTGGAAAAATGGACAAAACAATAAAGGCTTGTGAATTTGTTGATTTTTATACGAAATCTTGCGTAGAAGAAGCAATAAAAAATTCATACATAGTTATCATTGTGGGGGATCACGGAAATGCAGATTGTATGATTAATCCAGATGGAAGTCCAAATACAACACATACTACATCTTTAGTTCCTTTCATTATTTTAGATCAAAAAATAAACAAACAAAATTTTTTATTAAAGAAAAAAGGATCTTTATCAGATGTTGCTCCTACTATTCTTCAATTAATGGGTATCCCTATTCCTAATATTATGACTGGATCATCTATGATCATTGATCATAACAAAATATAG
- the rplW gene encoding 50S ribosomal protein L23 yields the protein MIFIKPFLTEKDSKKKKKVSSCIFSVNVNSNKIQIKKEFKKIFGFSAKDVKTMIYPKKDKSKYTKKGFLCGKTNKMKKAIIHIEKNQKIDFFNKKEI from the coding sequence ATGATTTTTATAAAACCTTTTCTTACAGAAAAAGATTCTAAAAAAAAAAAGAAAGTTAGTTCTTGTATTTTTTCTGTAAACGTGAATTCTAATAAAATTCAAATAAAAAAAGAATTTAAGAAAATTTTTGGATTTTCTGCAAAAGATGTTAAAACCATGATTTATCCTAAAAAGGATAAGTCTAAATATACTAAAAAAGGATTTCTTTGCGGAAAAACTAATAAAATGAAAAAAGCAATTATTCACATTGAAAAGAACCAGAAAATTGATTTTTTTAATAAAAAAGAAATTTAA
- the fusA gene encoding elongation factor G: MERNLKYTRNIGIAAHIDAGKTTTTERILFYTGINHRIGEVHDGAATMDWMKQEQERGITITSAATFCEWMYNNRKYQINIIDTPGHVDFTVEVERSMRVLDGMVVLFSGVDGVEPQSETVWRQADKYEIPRIAFVNKMDRQGADFFDVCHQIKKILGANSIPLQIPIGSGDDFVGVIDLIANKAIKWNDKNYGMTYEEYPIPDDMKNSVSDYHNKLIEALSEHDDVIMEKFLYDNYSISEEDIIHSLQKNTIKMKIIPILCGSSFKNKGVQTMLDAICRYLPSPLEVGDIIGIHPISKKKEIRKPDENEPFSALAFKIASDPFVGRLAFFRVYSGKVESGSYSFNARSRNKERISRIYQMHANKQNPVEKIGAGDIAAVVGFKDIKTGDTLCDEKHPILLENILFPDPVIGLAIEPKFKSDIDKMSLALYKLMEEDPTFQVRTDPYTGQTIISGMGELHLEIIVDRMKREFKVEVNQGKPQVEYKEALTHSVEHREIYKKQTGGRGKYADILFRLEPGDIGKSGLVFINKIKGGNIPKEYVPSIEKGCKEMMKNGPLSGYEIDSVKVTILDGSYHSVDSDQLSFEIAGKLGFKEAAKKAKPVLLEPIMKLEVIVPEENMGDVIGDLNRRRGIVQDMNTKNNVKIIQALVPLSEMFGYVTVLRTLSSGRGTSVMEYSHYEAAPINVIDNIIIENRNKKTKK, encoded by the coding sequence ATGGAAAGAAATTTAAAATATACGAGAAATATAGGAATTGCAGCTCATATTGATGCAGGGAAAACTACTACTACAGAAAGAATTTTATTTTATACGGGGATCAATCATAGAATAGGAGAAGTTCATGATGGAGCTGCTACTATGGATTGGATGAAACAAGAACAGGAACGTGGAATAACTATAACTTCTGCTGCTACATTTTGTGAGTGGATGTATAATAATAGAAAATATCAAATTAATATTATAGATACTCCAGGTCATGTAGATTTTACTGTAGAAGTAGAAAGGTCGATGAGGGTTTTAGACGGAATGGTTGTTTTATTTAGCGGAGTTGATGGTGTAGAACCGCAATCTGAGACAGTGTGGAGACAAGCAGATAAATACGAAATACCTAGAATAGCTTTTGTTAATAAGATGGATAGGCAAGGTGCTGATTTTTTTGATGTTTGTCATCAAATAAAAAAAATTTTAGGAGCTAATTCTATTCCATTACAAATACCTATTGGTAGTGGAGATGATTTTGTAGGAGTAATTGATTTAATAGCAAATAAAGCTATAAAATGGAATGATAAGAACTATGGAATGACATATGAAGAATATCCTATACCAGATGATATGAAAAATTCAGTTAGTGATTACCATAATAAGCTTATTGAAGCTTTATCTGAACATGATGATGTGATAATGGAAAAATTTTTATATGATAATTATTCTATATCAGAAGAAGATATTATTCATTCTTTACAAAAGAATACAATAAAAATGAAAATTATTCCTATTTTGTGTGGTTCCTCTTTTAAGAATAAAGGTGTCCAGACTATGCTGGATGCGATATGCAGGTATTTACCTTCTCCACTAGAAGTGGGAGATATAATAGGAATTCATCCTATTAGTAAAAAGAAAGAGATAAGAAAACCAGATGAAAATGAACCTTTTTCAGCTTTAGCTTTTAAAATAGCAAGTGATCCTTTTGTAGGTCGTTTAGCTTTTTTTAGAGTTTATTCTGGAAAAGTAGAATCAGGTTCTTATAGTTTTAATGCAAGATCTAGAAATAAAGAAAGGATTTCTAGAATATATCAAATGCATGCAAATAAACAAAATCCAGTAGAAAAAATTGGAGCTGGAGATATAGCTGCTGTAGTTGGATTTAAAGATATCAAAACAGGTGATACTCTATGTGATGAAAAACATCCAATTTTATTAGAAAATATACTATTTCCAGATCCAGTTATTGGTTTAGCTATTGAACCTAAATTCAAATCAGATATTGATAAAATGAGTTTAGCTTTATATAAATTAATGGAAGAAGATCCAACTTTTCAAGTAAGAACAGATCCATATACAGGACAAACTATTATTTCTGGTATGGGAGAACTTCATTTAGAAATAATTGTAGATCGTATGAAAAGAGAATTTAAAGTAGAGGTAAATCAAGGAAAACCACAAGTTGAATATAAAGAAGCATTGACTCATTCTGTAGAACATAGAGAAATTTATAAAAAACAAACAGGAGGTAGAGGAAAATATGCAGATATATTGTTTAGATTAGAACCAGGAGACATTGGAAAATCCGGATTGGTATTCATTAATAAAATAAAAGGAGGTAACATTCCTAAAGAGTACGTTCCTTCTATAGAAAAGGGATGCAAAGAAATGATGAAAAATGGACCTTTATCTGGATATGAAATAGATAGCGTTAAAGTAACTATTTTAGATGGATCTTATCATTCTGTTGATTCTGATCAATTATCTTTTGAAATAGCGGGAAAATTGGGATTTAAGGAAGCTGCTAAAAAAGCTAAACCTGTTTTATTAGAACCAATTATGAAATTAGAAGTAATTGTTCCGGAAGAAAATATGGGAGATGTAATAGGAGATTTAAATCGGAGAAGAGGAATTGTTCAAGATATGAATACTAAAAATAATGTAAAAATCATTCAGGCTTTAGTTCCGTTATCTGAAATGTTCGGATATGTCACAGTCTTACGAACTCTTTCTTCTGGTAGGGGAACTTCTGTAATGGAGTATTCTCATTATGAGGCTGCTCCTATTAATGTAATAGACAATATTATTATAGAAAATCGTAATAAAAAAACAAAAAAATAA
- the rplC gene encoding 50S ribosomal protein L3 — protein MFGLIGKNIGMTSIFLNNEKNVPCTVIQVNPCYIVQIKTMKNDGYSSIQLGVDEKKNQKTNKPLLGHFKKSGLSPKKKLLEFKVNSVSNFNIGSKISLDIFQEGELVNVKGISKGKGFQGVVKRHNFSGVGEKSHGQHNRLRAPGSIGAGSDPSRVFKGKKMGGRTGKMSITIKNLKILKIDNYKNLIILKGSVPGNKKSYLIISKKK, from the coding sequence ATGTTTGGATTAATAGGAAAAAATATCGGAATGACGAGTATTTTCTTGAATAATGAGAAAAATGTCCCTTGTACTGTTATACAAGTAAATCCTTGTTATATTGTTCAAATAAAAACAATGAAGAATGATGGGTATTCTTCAATTCAACTTGGTGTTGATGAAAAAAAAAATCAAAAAACAAATAAACCTTTATTGGGTCATTTTAAAAAATCTGGATTGTCTCCGAAAAAAAAATTATTAGAATTTAAGGTAAATTCAGTATCTAATTTCAATATAGGATCTAAGATAAGTTTAGATATTTTTCAAGAAGGAGAATTAGTTAATGTTAAAGGAATTTCTAAAGGGAAAGGATTTCAAGGGGTTGTTAAAAGACATAACTTTTCAGGAGTTGGAGAAAAGAGTCATGGACAACATAATCGTTTAAGGGCTCCTGGATCTATAGGAGCAGGTTCTGACCCTTCACGTGTTTTTAAAGGCAAAAAAATGGGAGGAAGAACAGGAAAAATGAGTATTACTATTAAAAATTTAAAAATATTAAAGATAGATAATTATAAAAATTTGATAATTTTGAAGGGATCTGTTCCTGGAAATAAAAAGTCATATTTAATAATTAGTAAAAAAAAATGA
- the tsf gene encoding translation elongation factor Ts has protein sequence MKVSVYQINKLRKLTGIGIMDCKEALISSNGNIEEAIHLLRKKGEKIAINRSTFQVKEGSVISTVNCNHTTGTIIGLTCETDFLSKSQEFLNFLLMLSKKSLNFYNKKDFLDSFFHKNEKMKIKDLIIKEMGVSGEKIELKFFERIDSPFVIDYTHNNYKIATIVGFSSDIDMHAARNIAMHITAMNPISINKEEIPNSVIEKEIDVIKSQIKKEIKSDEMKQKIIEGKLQKFIINNTLLNQKFVRNNNINVQEYLNKFDNNKHLKINLFKRIVI, from the coding sequence ATGAAAGTTTCTGTGTATCAAATTAATAAACTTAGAAAGTTAACAGGAATTGGAATTATGGATTGTAAAGAAGCTTTGATAAGTTCAAATGGAAATATAGAAGAAGCTATTCATCTGTTAAGAAAAAAAGGAGAAAAAATTGCAATAAATCGTTCTACTTTTCAAGTAAAAGAAGGATCTGTAATTTCTACTGTGAATTGTAACCATACAACAGGAACTATTATAGGTCTTACTTGTGAAACTGATTTTCTTTCAAAAAGCCAAGAATTTTTAAATTTTTTATTAATGTTATCAAAGAAATCTTTAAATTTTTACAATAAAAAAGATTTTTTAGATAGTTTTTTTCATAAAAATGAAAAAATGAAAATAAAAGATTTAATTATCAAGGAAATGGGAGTTTCAGGAGAAAAAATAGAATTAAAATTTTTTGAAAGAATAGATTCTCCATTTGTAATAGATTATACTCATAATAACTATAAAATAGCAACTATAGTTGGGTTTTCTTCTGATATTGATATGCACGCTGCTAGAAACATAGCAATGCATATCACAGCGATGAATCCTATATCTATAAATAAAGAAGAAATACCAAATTCTGTAATAGAAAAGGAAATAGATGTTATAAAAAGTCAGATCAAAAAAGAAATCAAATCAGATGAAATGAAACAGAAAATAATAGAAGGTAAACTTCAAAAGTTTATTATCAATAATACTCTTTTAAATCAAAAATTTGTAAGAAATAATAATATAAATGTTCAAGAATATTTAAATAAGTTTGATAATAATAAGCATTTAAAAATTAATTTATTTAAAAGAATTGTAATTTGA
- the rplD gene encoding 50S ribosomal protein L4, which yields MKLIVLDIKGNCTNKEVEFNENIFLKKSYNHPVYLEIKRYLSTQRQGTHKSKERGELSGSTKKLHRQKGTGGSRKGNIKNPIFRGGGRVFGPRPKKYFPKLNRNTKNSVKKFIIEQKLLCNRIKIIEDIELNVPKTKLILKILESLQLNNKKLLMVIGKQNNNLYLSSRNLENLKLINVNELNCYLLLNFPYIIFFENSIKKVHRFLSI from the coding sequence ATGAAATTAATAGTTTTAGATATCAAAGGAAATTGTACTAATAAGGAAGTAGAGTTTAATGAAAATATTTTTTTGAAAAAATCTTATAATCATCCTGTTTATTTAGAAATAAAAAGATATTTATCTACTCAACGTCAAGGTACACATAAATCTAAAGAAAGGGGAGAGTTATCTGGTAGTACTAAAAAATTGCACAGACAGAAAGGAACTGGAGGATCTAGAAAAGGAAATATTAAAAATCCTATTTTTAGAGGAGGAGGAAGAGTATTTGGACCAAGACCTAAAAAATATTTTCCTAAATTAAATAGAAATACTAAAAATAGTGTAAAAAAATTTATTATTGAACAGAAATTATTATGTAATCGGATAAAGATTATTGAAGATATTGAATTAAATGTTCCAAAAACTAAGTTAATTTTGAAAATTTTGGAATCTTTACAGTTGAATAATAAAAAATTATTGATGGTTATTGGAAAACAAAATAATAATTTATATTTATCATCACGAAATTTAGAAAATTTAAAATTGATAAATGTAAATGAATTGAATTGTTATCTATTGTTGAATTTTCCATATATTATTTTTTTTGAAAATTCAATAAAAAAAGTTCATAGATTTTTATCTATATAA